The genomic region ACATTATCTATGAAGAGTATTCTATCTACCCACACTGAAAGTATTTGTTCCTGTTTTCATTCGAATAAGGATGAATGATACCCAATGTGCAGATGCCTCAGTTCACTTACATTTCTTTAGGTCGGCGTCTGTAATGTTGATGTTAATATAGCTGAAGGTTTTGTAAGGAACACCTGCAACAAGAGTCAGAACACATTCAggttaaaaataatacaaattaaaataatttaTAGCAATAACCAGTACTAGAAAAGTGTCTTTCAAACGATAATAAGCGTAATTTTTACAATATAATTGACTACAAAATGCGAAAATACCTATAAGAGCTTCCCTAAATGCAACTaacagattttttttctaaatATCACAAAATAATGACTGACAAGGGTGGATACTAGATTGTGTGCAACATAAAATACAGCATGATAGTGAGCAgaattaaatgtaatttaaatatCTAACTGTAATTATAATGTTTGAGAGTCCAACCATGCATTTGACTCCTCACCTTCGTCGTCCTTCCTGGTCCGGAGCTCCACATCCTCCACTTGTCCAAACTTTCCAAACCGATCTTTGAGATCCTTCTGAGTGATTGTGTGGCTCAACCCACCAACATAAAGCCGCTGCATCTCGCTGTATCCACGACAACACTGTCACTGCACACACAACAAACACCAGCAGTCAGTCCTCTGTTCAGTAGCTCATCAATACAACATGCATGGGTGCAATTTAATGTAACATAAAATGCCAAAAATATGTTTAAAAGGTCAATAACAGGTGAATCAACCAGAAATGTACTCAATGACACTTTTGAGTGTAGATTAATTGGCATTTCTAATGGTGACTCATGGTCAATGGTCTCATGGTGACTCTGccctttaaataaaacaatggatTGATTAAACAGTAACAGTTACAGTAGGCAGTGCAAGCATAAGTATAACATACACAGAGAGGTGTTAAGCATAAACATGTTAAAAGTAGACATTACATACAGAAACAAACTGATGAATGTATGATATTAAACGTGCATAGACTAAAGATGTGACATGTACAGTATAAACAGTGGTATACGCTGGTATACATGAATACGCTTTAGGTCAGTATATACAGTTTCGATAGAAGTTTTTTAAACAATGTGTTTAAGCAAATATAGTGCAATTTGCAGGTGAGTGTGAGCCAGCAGCTAGTAAGACAGAGACAGCCCTGTGTAAAAAAACCTCAAGTTCGAAATCTTAGGAGGAACTAAGACAGCGGTACACAGTCTAAATAAACCACCTTATCTAAATAAATTCACCAATAACTGAGACGAAGATTCTAGATCAAACCACTGATTTAAATTATATCGACAGAAAAACCAACAAATGTTTACCTCACATGTATCCAGCTGGTGTTACCGGTAAATCTGTCCGGGGTTGCACTCCTGCAGTCTTTCCTTTCCGCGCTTGTTCCCTTCCGCAGAAgcgaaacgttccgctgtgtgATATACAATAACCGCTCTAGAAAAAACGAAAATAAACGCAGAAAGGGATACCGGtaaattaataaatacaattatttatttatcagTGTTAATCATGTCGAAATATTTGTTTATCTTTATTAATTagcttaaaaaacgttgtaatcATTCAGGATTACCAACAGCTGACAGATACGGCTTCGATGTAAAGGGGAACCTCATATTTTCCAGCTTGAACAACTTTTTATTTAGTACATATTAACAATAATACATAGCTAATGTACTTTTAAAATACAGATCTTTACATTAAAATGATCAGTTCTTGAATCTCTAGATAGGAAAACCGTGTGACGCTTTCTCACAGAAATAGTTTCTCCCCCCTGCTCTAGGGGGAACGTGGTAAGGTCCGAGGGCGCGAGTCTCCAAATTGTTTTGGTTGTCAGAAATAAGAGTGAGGAAAAGAGAGTTAAATACACTAAATTCACTTTTATTTAATTCAATTTACATTATAAAGAAGACCAATACGGTAAGTTAACTTTAGACTTGACAGTTGGACTTTATCTAGTGTCTTTTTGAAGCCTTCGTAAGTTTAGCTAGCTAGAATGCTCTAAAGTTACTGTAgtgaataatacaaaataaacgtTAACCCCTTCACAGTGAATTTCTtttataaattaaatatgttcAGCAAACTTTTGAGAGGAGGAGAAATGCATTCATAACTAATGTGGGGGAAACAGCCTGTTTAATTCTAAGTTTAACCAGGTATATAAACAAGTCGTAATGTAACGTTAATGACATTACATTAAAACAAGTTTTACTTTGCGTCACTTGTACCCTACTTAAGTATTTCCAGGTACTGCTATATGTTTATTCTGAAATTAGTCATTTTGCATAATGGTTACTCAAGGTACATTATGCTAATACTTTTTGACTGAAGTAAAAACACAggtattttatttgttacaGAGTATCAAATGTAAAGTACAATACTAATGTCATTTGGTGACAGTGGTCTTATTGGCCATTTCGATTGTATTGTATGTATTGGTCTAACTTCAGCCAGTGAAAGTTCTAAACGATTTGTATTTATTCAGTCTGTGTTTGTCCTTCAGGATGATGGAGAAGATGAGCGAGGAGAACATTGAGGAGGTGCGAGTGCTGGAAGCCCAGATCGAGCAGCTCCAGGCTGAAGTTGAAGACTTGCAGGACAACCACAAGGACATATCGTTCAACTTCAGGGGACATATGCAGGATGCAATGTgagtttcatttttattttaaaagtttaAATCTCTCTCACAGTCGTTTTCACTTTTCAAACTGTAATATTTGTACACATACAAGTATACCTAGGTGCTGCAGAAGCATCAGATTAAGTAGAACATGTTCAATAAGTGCTCAACCATCATGACAGTAAATGAATGGCTTGTCACCTGTCCCAACAGGTCGTATATCTGTGGACAGAAACATGGAGCAGAGAAAGAGAAGGTGCTGTCCAGGCttaaggaggaggtggaggagatggaggaggATCTGAAGCTGCAGACACGGATGAATGGCATCAGTCTGAAAAGCTGCACCAAGACTCTGAAAAAAAGTATGAGCACCACGCTATCTACACAATAGCCTTTTATAGATTTagtgattaaaggtggggtaggtaattttggagaaaccagctcgagtgcgctagaatttgaaaatacacaaccggaaagaatctgccacttccttacagagcccctcctccaacacacacgaacgcgcacatgaccaatgagggcacgagataagtttgtgcacagatggaaggctgacaggcaggtaggccatccagttactttagccgggccagctcagatgattggtcgtgctttttacagtacgacagcttccacagatgacattttttttatggatttattgtcaaagcatttcatatatttattgctatctggatgttaagagcattccatggaatataacaaaaaatgtttctgaaataaattacataccccacctttaatcagtGAATCAGAAAAATgatgtgaacattactttctaTATTATGTGCAGTAAATTatttcaactttttttttacccgAAGTGTTATTAGAGGTTAGTACCTTGTTCCCAGTCTTATAATGATCCTGGCcacacattttgaaaatgtaaaggTACGTTGTGTAGTATTTGACCCCCAGTAGTGCTATCGAGCAATGTTTTGAAAATAATTTTCTATTGACCAATGGTGAATCACATCCTGTTGGTTTACACTATTACACTGATCCACATATGGCAGTTATAACACGGCAAGAGAAATAGCAAACAAATAAAGGCAGGAAAGCTGTAGAATGTTATAATGTCAACATGAGTTTAACCaatacaatatttaaaatatttaaaacgcATGCTTTGGGAAATATTTCGAAGAATAAAGTGCATTCAGCACTTTTGTTACAGCTTAAGGACATGCACAATATGTTTTGATGAGAAACACAGGATGTACACTtaagttttgttttatttacaagAAAACTCCCAGAGCAATTTTTTAAATGGGTCTCTTATGTAATAATGTACTCACACTGGTGTGTTTGTATCCAATAGGTGAGAAGAAGCTGGTCCAGCAGCTCTGTGTATCGGGTGTCTGCTCTGATCTGGTCTTCCAGATGGAGTTCCTGCTCTCTGCAGTCAAGGTGAGACATGTCATTGTTCAAGTCATCCTTTGCAGAAACAGAGAATCTCTGGTACGATGTGGCCATCATTACCCCCTCACCAAGGCATCGGACAAATGGAGTTGATTTGATTAGATCTTTAATTTTTTCTGAATGTTTTCAATCATAAAGTTTCTGTTAGACAAAAACAGCATATTAGTATTTGTGGTTTTAATCCATATCTCTCTATTCTTGTCTTTTGTTTTCAGTGTTAAAAGACTGATAAAGAATTCCCTCAGCCATTTCTTTTATTTATGTGTATCCTAACTTTATCTTTGTTCCAGTAACTAGGCTAGTATACTTATTATTAGTGCCAAATGTTATCCGGTTATCACGGATTTCAGAAACTTTTGTTTAGACCTGTGTGAATAATAAGACATTAATGCATTCACACACATGTATTATTTGCACACACACTTTAGTGCCTATTCATCTTTTAATTGATGGTGCCTTTTATTTTCATTGACACTTCATTTTGAATCAAGCATAATTTGTTTCTGAGTGGTAGGTCTAGAAATCTGTAGATTTGCACACAACAAATACTAAAAGACCAGCTGTTTTGAGAAGGGTTCAGGTAACACACTCATGAACCACCCATCAGAGGGCGAAAGAGAGCTACTTACAACGATCAGGGATAAAATGCACTCTTCCTTTTATTTAGTCAGAAAAGAAATTGCATCTTTAATGTCATTCAATCTGTCTTGGAAGAAGAAATTGTGGCAAGTAGTATTTGGGTTAATCCTGCTGCTGGCAACAATAACAACTGGTCATCTCTTCCAAACactgattacatttagctgCAATTGTATCCAAACTCAAAAAGACTTCTAAAGAAATCACACACAATGACTACAGGGAAAATGTGGGGTTCAGTATCTTGCCGAAAGACTCTCAGACATTTCGACTGTAGGGACCAGGGACTGACAATCGACCCTCCGATTTGGGAGCTGGTGTTTGTCATGTTATGGTCACTCCGACTAAGTTAATATTAGAGGACTGCcattttttcatattttactCGTCACCTCTTATTGTTTCGTGCACCAGAAATATGTTGTATCATTTCCTCCAGTTAGAGCTGGGTATCCTTTGAAATATGATGCCCGAGTTACAGTAACAATGCAAAAACAATCCTTTTATTTATACCTTACTTTGAGAAatgtaaacatgtttttctGCAGAACCCTTCTTTCGTTAAATGTTGTCTAAACACAAGCAGCTATACATGATATTTTACAGTCACAACAACTAGTGAaattgctagtggagcctcgcagcggcgaaactttagtgcgcttacactgtaggtgcgccgcgttagggggtgcgggtgctagtggagcctcgcagatgggggtgctgaagccccctcagcaccccctccttcccgcgcccattcacgatgtctcgctgtctcgcagaccccacgcagcaagcaggaaatgaacccagctcacactgtccgcgcaaacgtcccgccaacacgtcacccagaccccacgcagcattctcatctgtttgtcattactggtgtcattttctggttgctaacaaatgccattgtaacacataatcactgatgttccgctgtaacggtggtggactcatcagaacagagtgggcgagctgaccaatcagagcacagtgctcacagggagggggggggggcaggagctccaacaagccatgtaggacagagagtgaatacacagactatacagagatgctgtgagaaaccaatgtgagtttggaacattgaacaatgtaaatctattctagtagacctcaacaatggaattatgatcagtagaaatggccatgacatggaacCTTTAACCAAAAAAAGGATAGATTTCCCCATTGGGCCAGTCAGAAGCACATTTTGGATcattacatatttaaaaaaaagatgggTGACCTTCAAAAGCAGTCAATATCCTGTTATGTACAGTCAGGAGTAATTTAGTTTTATTGTAGGGAAATCTGTAAACCTGCTTTATGTTGGTCCAGCGTCTTCTGGTTGTTATTCTGCCTGGATGGGCCACCAGAACAGCTGGTTTCTCTGAATCTCTCCTCCTCCCTGGCTATCATTAAACATTATagtatatcccccccccccccccccattgaaCATGATGTGAGCAAGTTCAACTTCCAGTAACATTAAAATGTTATGTTAGTGTTGTACAGATGTTGTACTGATATCGTTTATGGCTCCAAAAATATAGAGAAGGATGTTTAAAGGAAAAGTTCAACCTTTTCTGTCTCTGTCTCAGTAAAGAGCTGGATGCAGTTAGCCTAGCTAAGCATAGCTTAGCATTAGACTAACAATAAAAGCTGGCTCTTTGTCCAAAGTTCAGAAACATACTAACTGACACTAAAGATCACTAATACAAATATtgtatcttgtttgtttgattggTACAAACAAGAGAACATGTAAAAAACACACATTCTGGTTTAGGGCAGTTTATAAGGTACACCAGATATATATCTTCTAGTGTTgcttgtatttacttttgtatttaatgtattaaaataatgaatcTTATAATGTACTGTAGCTTTTATTGAAGTTTAACTATCATCCGCTATAGATTATGGAATTATTTTGTCTGTTCCAGCTCACTCCTCATGAAAGATAGATACAATTAACTCTGAAAACAGACTGGTTTACAGAAAACGACGAAGGAGTTGACGATGTGTTTTGTCCTGCAGAAGGATGAGCAATTGAAGAAGACCATCAGTGATCTGAATGTGGTGATCGATGCCAGCGACCTGCAGCCATTTAGCAGTTTCCTCTCTGGGTAAGAACTAACAAAACTGTACAAGTTCTGCCGCATCATCTCCAATGATCTGGAATAACCAGAGGGATCAACCTCTTGGTGATTAATTAGTTAATACTTGTAATAATCAGTATGAATTAATCAAAGGAAttgtgtgaaatacatcaaAGCTTCACTAAAGGTATGCTCACATTTATGTACAATTTCTGACTTTGCTTGTGATAAAACATCATGTGAGCTTCTCTGGCCAGAAGTATTTGGACTGTCCTGTCTAGGTGACATCTTAAAGCTGAGTCTGGGACTtttttaattataataataataaatgtatttcaCATGAAAACCCTTTCCAATGAAGATCACCAAATGCTTTTTAAGATAAGAGCCGCCAGGGGAATTGTGTAACTTTCCTGTGCTGATGCCCAGGAGTTCAAAACCTTTAATCTCAATCAGATCCGATCTTGAAATCCCATTTTttgtgatccaggatcagacaaGTCGGCCAGATTTtgtccctggagttcaaagcaattcaggataGGATCAGCCTGATCCAGATTACGACTTTTCAAGATGAATAGATActgaatatcagtgctttaatcctacCGATCGCCATCTAGTGGATGTGAAAAATCATACAAGCAAGACAAGAGACCATGTTGCAGAGACATCTGTTATCCAcaattacttttgaaaggtgatgacagatgatggactttttttttgttgaagatatttttactttaatctaaattacatttgtgattgacAATCTTTGCTGTGTTACTTTCatgagcataaacatttatgtcatcaacatttggttgaaaacaaaaataggccaccacaaacgtgagcaaaaatggaaaaaataaaatgtatttcccatgaaggctaagaattgtgtattatttcagttaacaaactttgccatctaatttaaattgaaacatattttaaaataaattgtacagtacatttcgctctggtaatccactggaaatccacccctctggtgggatcaggataatccagtttgttgggatcaaactgatcccaatcctgtgttgtcggtttgaactacccgttttgaagatttgatccagattaaagcttggattggatttcctgatctgatcggatatcaaagtgatcctaatcctgttttttggttttgaactCCCCAAAATCCAATATATCAATAAAGTATTGTGGTGCTGCAGAGAAGTCAAACATTATATACAACCAAAATCCATGTTTGGTACATATGCTCTTACGAAATCCAAACATGTTCATTTTAtaatatatttcaataataatgcgACTAATCATTATTCTTCTGAAAACGCAAatcatgtcaaaagtgcaattACAGTCAAAATAATCGCAATCAGTTAATTTTTTTCAAGATTGTGCCAGCCAGTATCAGTGTTAGACATCACTAATGCTCTTGTGGCTGAATGGGAGCAAATCCCTTGCCATGTGGAGTATAAGGTCTGCTAAACtgaagttaatcaaatgtgatTTAGAGTTGACTTAAATAGATAACGTAATTGGTTTGTTATGACCGGTGTTTCTGGACTGAAACCTGGCGGCCAGTGAGTTGTTAATTATTTACGCTGTCAGTTTGGCTCAGTCCAGCTCTCCATATTTAATTTTGGATATCAAGATGAAGCTGCCTGTTTTAGTTTAAGTGTTTATTAAAGTAGAAAATGTGAAACTGCAAACGGCTGTGGTCCAGCTGAACTCCCTCAGTTACACTTGTTCTCAGTCTGCTCTTTACTCACAAACAATAAGCCTCTCTCACGGCACACATTTACTGTAAATCATTACTTTCACAAAGGCTGCATTTCATTTGGTTGTGCTGAGCTCACTGGCCCGCCCACCTGTATTTGGAGCACAGCCATGATTAGTATTAGTCACACCTGTTCTCATCCAGCTGTGACTGATGAAAAATATCTGGGCTCAGTCTGGTCTGTGGAGGTTTACTCAGCAATAATATTAATCATTAATTTTCTACCAGGTGCTTTTTACGCTAGAGGGGAAGATGATTCATTGTGTTAAAGCAAGTGGATTACAAATGATAAATCATCAAATAATCTCTGTTTCACCCTGTTAATCATCAAATCCCTTTTTAAACTggcttgtttttattttatctctaaaatgttcagtttgaaGACAGAAATCTATATGTATATGCAGGACAGGTCGTATCCTGTACTGAACTGGAAGCAATTCTTAAAATAATCTGTCACTCTGATCTATTTCATATTCTGCTTGTCCTCAATCTCTCTCAactattgttttttatttgtttggtACCAAACTGTGCCAAACAGATAACCCTGTGAGAAGTATTGTGTGGAATATAGTgtaatatattttgaaagataCAGTATTTcagtttaaataaaaacaattgctATAATTGGTtgacaaatgttttaaatgaacACTTAACATGACTTCAGGAACTCGTAAAATTGCTTCTTTATGCAATTATTTAAGTGGACTTCACAATGTTGTTCTAATAAAACTGAAattgtgatttatttattttctttctttctcgaAATTCCCACAAATTATGATAAAGTACCTGTTTTTGGTCAACATTATCCTTTCTGTAGGCGTTATATTTCTATACTACTTGCGTTGTGTTTCTTTTTGCATCCCAATCTCTCTTCAAAACTGAattttctcttcttcttcttcttcttcttcttcttcttcttcttcttcttcttcttcttcttcttcttcttcttcttcttcttcttcttcttcttcttcttcttcttcttcttcttcttcttcttcttcttcttcttcttcgttccggtttacttgtgttttgtttggaTAAACATGGttcatatcatcagttagctgaaTTTCTTCCCGTTAAATGAGTAGGACACATGAatagtttattacattttaagaagccctgagacacagtttcgtgagaaAAGAAACGGGGGGAAAAAAGCCCCATAACAggttaaatgggaattaaatcattttaagttATTTTGAGTGCTCCCAAAGCCTcggtgttctgcagtttgtgtgggcctactgtactgttgcacagtttatactgtagaaactatgtccaggacaaggtttttggaagattcatagctaactacactgaagattatggaggtattgatcagtcttctcatatttgtaagcctcaatttgtccttcccaccccccccccccccccccccacccttaacatcaccagaagtcataaTTTAAGGAGTCTTTTCTCAGTTTTTTTTGCCAGGTTTAGTGATGTTAAagtaaattatatatttataatagatATTCCTAAAAGATAGGCAAAGAGGGAATGAACAGTTTACTTTTAATGGAAGATCATGGAATTAGTTGGCAGTCTGAAAACATCTGAAAATCTGTGATTGTAAATTATAAATCTGTTAATGATACATGGATAACATATGCTTGACTATACCATACCCTGACTGCTTTTCACACTGCCAAACAATACCATGCACTTCCAAATTTCAGAATCTGATGAAGCAACGTGCATCATAGAATCAGTAATTTTACCACAAATGCTGTTGTTTAATTAATCAGTATTCATCTGAGCATCTAATAACTCATGATGGATCCAAGTTAAGATGTCCTAGTCCCGTTTGCTGTAGCTGTTGTGTGTATATGCTCAGGTGCATTGTCTCTCCTGATAACCACAGTCTGCTCAAAGGCGTCCGTTTTGTCAGTGGATCAACACACCAGAGCAGCAGATTTGCTCTATATCTGAAACCAAACCACATCTGGATTTTATCGTCCAGTCTGCAGAATCTGGCAAAAAAGAAATGGAAAAATACTGGAGATAATGATTCTGACACACTactgccttctccaagtctgagagagagagacagtcaTAGTTTTACAGTCCAAATCAGATTGATAATCTTTGCTGAAAGAAGCTGCTCTGAACTGTTAAAGACAAACACTGACACTCTGATTTGTATTGGTTATTTTTATTCATTAttcattattttcatttccacaTCTGTCCATTACTCTCCCTGAAGTGGTTTATTACGTTTGTTAGTGTTTAAACTAACTATGGCTACACAGACTGCATATTAAAAGCAGAAGCCTCGTCTATCAGTGTCACATAAGATGTGTCTAGTTCTTCTGTGTAGGCATTTTGGCTTTTCTCAAAAGTCAGACTCATTGTAGAATGAGTGTACATGTGTAAGGCTATGGTTTGATTTTGTCAGATGATGTGAcataaaataataatctaagcaCTGCAGTGTTGGAATGctttttatgcatatttttgagctacaataaaaaatgtcatattAATGTTCTTCCTTATGAACATCTGCCATTAAAACACAGCGCTGCTCCTGTCATGACGGCGCTGCTCCTGTCATGAGAATCCAAGCCAGTGCTCGATGAACCATTTTGCCCCCAGCCTGCAGATGAAGAAACACTGATCCAGACTGATGATTTGAACTGTGCTGAGGTCAGGACAGCATGATGAGTTATCAGTCCGCTCTGAAGCTAACTGGTTTATTTTCAAAACAGTGGCAACAATAGATATGCACCTAATTGTGTATGGTCTATTGTACTGGCCTTGCTTTGTTGCAGTGTAAATGTGACATATAGGTTCTACATGTACAGCAAACAACCAACCAATATCCAATTTTACCACCAGAACCTGAAAACCAGGCTACAGAAATGatgaaaaactgaaacttcttcgTCATTGCTGCAGACGAAAAAAATACGTTTTGGTTTCAAGCTGTGGTCACAATTacagcatacatacatatatttctGATGGTCTTTTAACTTGTCTGTCTGAAAAATTGTAAAAAAGAACTGCCTTGTAAATTAGTAGGGGCCA from Pseudochaenichthys georgianus chromosome 5, fPseGeo1.2, whole genome shotgun sequence harbors:
- the cenpp gene encoding centromere protein P, with product MMEKMSEENIEEVRVLEAQIEQLQAEVEDLQDNHKDISFNFRGHMQDAMSYICGQKHGAEKEKVLSRLKEEVEEMEEDLKLQTRMNGISLKSCTKTLKKSEKKLVQQLCVSGVCSDLVFQMEFLLSAVKKDEQLKKTISDLNVVIDASDLQPFSSFLSGVEDSRDLMLFFRTLRTFSDRCKDRRRTFQHFQEKYPSVVSLPAGSGSEVMTLNHPELPGCVLILHWSVEVCREGGVTPRMELLTKIPEKALKLFPSQVVGGAAEAFQSLLRVLGPEAAIEAVIMAVSLSPDT